One Megasphaera elsdenii DSM 20460 genomic window carries:
- a CDS encoding inorganic phosphate transporter, protein MLDTSLIVMVVILALVFDFINGFHDTANAIATCVSTRAIRPGVAIVGTAILNFLGAMISTGVAKTIGGDIVISPTLVNEMIIIAGLVGAIIWNLLTWWVGMPSSSSHALIGGMIGAIIVSAGVAALNGWGILKIVLSLIISPVSAIITGFIIMKIIFAVCHSFKPAKVNLAANRLQVVSAALMAFSHGSNDAQKSMGIITLALVSGGFINSLEVPDLVKFLCALSMALGTSVGGWKIIRTVGGKIFKMHPVHGFAADLNSAVVIFSATLLHLPVSTTHVVSGSIMGVGSAQRVKAVHWSVARQMVTAWVMTIPCTAVMGALSYVILTQVFF, encoded by the coding sequence ATGCTTGATACGTCACTCATCGTCATGGTCGTCATCCTGGCCCTGGTCTTCGACTTCATCAATGGCTTCCACGACACGGCCAATGCCATCGCCACCTGCGTATCGACGCGGGCCATCCGTCCTGGTGTCGCCATCGTCGGCACGGCTATCCTCAATTTCCTCGGCGCCATGATTTCGACAGGCGTCGCCAAAACGATTGGCGGCGACATCGTCATCTCGCCGACCTTAGTCAATGAAATGATCATCATCGCCGGCCTCGTCGGGGCTATCATCTGGAACCTCCTGACCTGGTGGGTCGGCATGCCTTCCAGTTCATCGCATGCTCTGATTGGCGGCATGATTGGTGCCATCATCGTATCTGCCGGGGTGGCCGCCCTCAACGGCTGGGGAATCTTGAAAATCGTTTTATCCCTCATCATCTCACCCGTCTCGGCCATCATTACGGGCTTCATCATCATGAAGATCATCTTTGCCGTCTGTCATTCCTTCAAGCCGGCCAAAGTCAACCTGGCTGCCAACAGGCTGCAAGTCGTATCGGCAGCCCTCATGGCCTTTTCCCACGGCTCCAATGACGCCCAGAAATCCATGGGTATCATCACCCTGGCATTGGTATCGGGCGGTTTCATTAACAGCCTGGAAGTACCGGACCTGGTCAAATTCCTCTGTGCCCTGTCCATGGCCTTGGGGACCAGCGTCGGCGGCTGGAAAATCATCCGTACCGTCGGAGGCAAAATATTCAAGATGCACCCCGTCCACGGCTTCGCAGCCGACCTCAACTCGGCTGTCGTCATCTTCTCGGCTACGCTGCTGCACCTGCCCGTCTCGACGACACACGTCGTTTCCGGCTCCATCATGGGTGTCGGCTCGGCGCAGCGCGTCAAAGCCGTCCATTGGAGCGTCGCCCGGCAAATGGTCACGGCCTGGGTCATGACCATTCCCTGCACGGCCGTCATGGGCGCCTTGTCGTATGTCATATTGACACAAGTGTTCTTTTAA
- a CDS encoding 1-aminocyclopropane-1-carboxylate deaminase/D-cysteine desulfhydrase: MKPKLSILDPNPTPLQYLSGLSQELFREIYIKRDDLTPFGGGGNKLRKLEYLMIEALNSQATTIVTVGGPQTNHGRLTAAVAAKFGLKCIIVAVGDTDGELSGNLLLDGIFGARVVLKHDDGRDQDVQLEETVKKVMAAELKKGEQVYFIPMGGSDTTGMLGYMDCARELDAQAKEQQIDGATVYVAVGSMGTYLGLYCGLKAIQSNLKLVGIAVMPFDMEKLKAYFQQAKEEYGFDFDGDFHVETGYIGKGYNEPEPRVREAIYTMARHEGILLDPCYTGKMFAGVLSMIKEKKIKLGRQVILLHTGGMPGLYTKAHRIKFENELKDQIEIVK; encoded by the coding sequence ATGAAACCGAAACTTTCTATTTTAGACCCCAATCCGACGCCGCTTCAGTACCTGTCCGGCTTGTCGCAGGAATTATTCCGTGAAATCTACATCAAGCGCGATGACCTGACGCCTTTCGGCGGCGGTGGCAATAAACTGCGTAAATTAGAGTATTTGATGATCGAAGCCCTCAATTCTCAGGCGACGACCATTGTCACCGTCGGCGGACCGCAGACCAATCATGGCCGCCTGACCGCTGCCGTTGCCGCTAAATTCGGCTTGAAATGCATCATCGTCGCCGTTGGCGATACGGACGGCGAATTGAGCGGCAATCTGCTCCTCGACGGCATCTTCGGCGCCCGCGTCGTCCTCAAGCATGATGATGGCCGCGACCAGGACGTCCAGCTCGAAGAAACAGTCAAAAAAGTCATGGCTGCCGAATTGAAGAAGGGGGAACAAGTTTACTTCATTCCCATGGGCGGCAGCGATACGACGGGCATGCTGGGCTATATGGACTGTGCCCGCGAACTCGATGCCCAGGCCAAGGAACAGCAGATCGACGGAGCGACGGTCTATGTCGCCGTCGGCAGCATGGGCACATATCTCGGCTTATACTGCGGCCTGAAAGCCATTCAGTCGAACTTGAAGCTGGTAGGGATTGCCGTCATGCCCTTCGATATGGAAAAACTGAAGGCGTACTTCCAGCAGGCTAAAGAAGAATACGGCTTTGATTTTGACGGCGACTTCCACGTCGAAACGGGCTATATCGGCAAGGGCTACAATGAACCGGAACCGCGGGTCCGCGAAGCCATTTACACCATGGCCCGCCACGAAGGCATCCTCCTCGACCCGTGCTACACGGGCAAGATGTTTGCCGGCGTCCTGTCGATGATCAAAGAAAAGAAAATCAAACTGGGCCGCCAGGTCATCCTCCTGCACACCGGCGGTATGCCCGGCCTGTACACCAAAGCTCACCGCATCAAATTTGAAAACGAACTCAAAGACCAGATCGAGATTGTGAAGTAA
- a CDS encoding gamma-glutamyltransferase family protein, which yields MNFDASVYPYESHREVVYGRRGMVCTSQTLASQAGLDMLKKGGNAIDAAVATAICLTVLEPTSNGLGSDAFALIWTQGRLHGINGSGWSPAGLTRDELLKRGYDQVPLRGWEPVMVPGAPATWAEVHRRFGRLPFEDLFEPAIAYARDGYAVMPNLAAMLADGAKAFVPYKGKKLFQELFDTFFPHGSAPKAGDILKLPDLAKSLELLRDSHCQALYDGELADAIDAWSRETGGLIRKDDLAVYRPQWVDPIHTSYRGYDVWEMPPNGHGLVVLMALDIASGFTFSKRDEAEALHRQIEAMKLAFCDGKQYIADPCFMKTSVDEWLSPEYADRRRALIADEALLPEPIDVNCGGTVYLCSADGEGNMVSFIQSNYNGFGSGIVVPGYGISLSDRGHNFSMNLASDNCVGPRKKSYHTIIPGFLTKDGSPVGPFGVMGAFMQPQGQFQVLLNTIDYHLNPQAALDAPRWQWVGGKTIEMERAFPTAVVEELRRRGHDVVVKDDIQTYGRGQIIWRDEQGTLIGGTEPRADGGVAAW from the coding sequence ATGAATTTTGATGCATCTGTGTATCCTTATGAATCTCATCGGGAAGTCGTCTATGGCCGCAGGGGCATGGTCTGTACATCTCAGACCTTAGCTTCCCAGGCCGGACTGGATATGCTGAAAAAGGGCGGCAATGCTATCGACGCCGCCGTGGCCACGGCCATTTGTCTGACTGTCCTGGAACCGACCAGCAATGGCCTGGGCAGCGATGCCTTTGCCCTGATATGGACGCAGGGCAGGCTGCATGGCATCAACGGCAGCGGCTGGTCGCCAGCCGGACTGACGCGGGACGAATTGTTGAAACGAGGATATGACCAGGTTCCGCTCCGGGGCTGGGAACCGGTCATGGTCCCTGGCGCACCGGCGACGTGGGCCGAAGTCCATCGCCGTTTTGGCCGCCTGCCCTTTGAAGACCTCTTTGAACCGGCCATTGCCTATGCCCGCGACGGCTATGCCGTCATGCCGAACCTGGCGGCCATGCTGGCTGATGGCGCGAAGGCTTTTGTGCCCTATAAGGGGAAGAAGCTTTTTCAGGAATTGTTCGATACCTTTTTCCCGCACGGCAGTGCGCCCAAAGCCGGCGATATCCTCAAGCTGCCCGACTTAGCGAAGTCCCTGGAACTTTTGCGGGACAGTCACTGCCAGGCCCTGTATGACGGAGAATTGGCTGATGCCATTGATGCCTGGTCGAGGGAGACGGGCGGCTTGATCCGCAAAGATGATCTAGCCGTCTACCGGCCGCAGTGGGTCGACCCGATTCATACGAGTTACCGCGGCTATGATGTCTGGGAAATGCCGCCCAACGGCCATGGCCTGGTCGTCCTCATGGCCCTGGATATTGCCAGCGGGTTTACCTTTAGTAAACGCGATGAGGCTGAAGCGCTCCACCGGCAGATTGAAGCCATGAAGCTGGCTTTTTGCGATGGCAAGCAGTATATCGCCGACCCGTGCTTCATGAAGACGTCTGTCGATGAGTGGCTGTCCCCTGAATATGCCGACCGGCGGCGGGCCCTCATTGCCGATGAGGCCTTGTTGCCGGAGCCCATCGATGTAAACTGTGGCGGTACCGTTTACTTGTGCAGCGCCGATGGCGAAGGCAATATGGTTTCTTTCATCCAGAGCAACTACAATGGTTTCGGGTCGGGTATCGTCGTGCCGGGGTATGGCATTTCCCTCAGCGACCGGGGACACAACTTCTCCATGAATCTGGCCAGTGATAACTGCGTCGGGCCGCGAAAGAAATCGTACCATACCATCATTCCCGGCTTCCTGACGAAAGACGGCAGCCCTGTAGGGCCCTTTGGCGTCATGGGGGCTTTCATGCAGCCCCAGGGGCAGTTCCAGGTCCTCTTGAATACGATTGACTATCACCTCAATCCCCAGGCCGCCCTGGATGCGCCGCGCTGGCAGTGGGTCGGCGGCAAGACGATTGAAATGGAACGGGCCTTCCCAACCGCTGTCGTTGAAGAATTGCGCCGCCGCGGTCACGACGTCGTCGTCAAGGATGACATCCAGACCTACGGCCGGGGGCAGATCATCTGGCGTGATGAACAGGGGACGCTCATCGGCGGGACCGAACCCCGGGCCGATGGCGGCGTCGCCGCCTGGTAA